In Candidatus Falkowbacteria bacterium, a genomic segment contains:
- the recG gene encoding ATP-dependent DNA helicase RecG — MDISTSLTELKRVGTVTASNLRRLDLQTVADLLYYFPFRYDDLRETVKIADLEVGQTVTVTGQLELIQNKRSPRRRMNITEALISDGTEMLRVIWFNQPFLTRSLRVGDHLSLAGRVTEDFTGLVMTSPVYEKVSSGKAIHTQGIIPMYHLTSSISQKQLRSAIAQIVVLADSVLDWVPEAVIQKYKLESLALAIRNIHFPKSVEDLKSAKDRLGFNELFLLQLRAQKQRQEFLSLIAPEVIFNEEATKTFVQGISFDLTTDQKKSAWEIIQDMGKTKPMLRLLQGDVGSGKTIVASLAAYNAALNSQQTALMVPTEILAFQHFKTLTETIFKDCNFAIALFTRSYQLIKLPGEETAKIPKKEMLASIASGEAMVIIGTHSLIQEAVSFNNLALAIIDEQHRFGVEQRGLLTAKVAKGEMPHLLSMTATPIPRSLALAMYGDLDISIIKQMPVGRKKIITKLSGETDRESTYAFIANELSSGRQAFIVCPLIEPSDKLGVRSVNSEFKRLDQGVFKDFTVGLLHGRLKAEQREHVMQEFSSGKIQLLIATSVIEIGVDIPNATVMMIEDADRFGLAQLHQYRGRVGRSVYQSYCFLMTETTDPKSQERLSALLHFDSGFDLARADLKFRGPGEVYGLEQKGFPELKMANFYDLELIKKAREAALDLIEADATLKNYPAVRKQLGDWEERAHLE, encoded by the coding sequence ATGGACATTTCAACGTCTCTAACAGAATTAAAGCGAGTGGGGACAGTGACGGCCTCAAATTTGCGACGTCTGGATTTACAGACTGTGGCTGACTTATTATATTATTTTCCCTTTCGCTATGATGATTTACGAGAGACAGTAAAGATTGCTGATTTAGAGGTAGGACAAACAGTTACTGTTACTGGGCAACTAGAATTAATCCAAAATAAACGAAGCCCACGTCGACGGATGAACATTACCGAAGCCTTGATCAGTGATGGCACTGAAATGCTCCGAGTGATTTGGTTTAATCAACCGTTTTTGACAAGGTCACTGCGAGTTGGTGATCATTTGTCGTTAGCCGGTCGCGTGACAGAAGATTTTACCGGATTAGTGATGACGTCACCAGTGTATGAAAAAGTTTCTAGTGGAAAGGCGATTCATACGCAGGGGATTATTCCGATGTATCATTTGACCTCATCAATTAGTCAAAAACAATTACGTTCAGCCATAGCTCAGATTGTCGTTCTAGCCGATTCAGTTTTAGATTGGGTACCTGAAGCAGTGATACAGAAGTATAAATTAGAGAGCCTGGCTTTAGCTATTCGAAATATTCATTTTCCAAAAAGTGTTGAAGACTTGAAATCAGCTAAAGATCGTCTGGGATTTAATGAATTATTTCTATTACAACTGCGGGCGCAAAAACAGCGTCAGGAATTTCTAAGTTTAATCGCTCCGGAAGTTATTTTTAATGAGGAAGCAACTAAGACATTTGTTCAGGGTATATCTTTTGATTTAACAACTGATCAGAAAAAAAGTGCCTGGGAGATTATTCAAGATATGGGAAAAACTAAACCAATGTTGCGATTGCTTCAAGGTGATGTTGGTTCTGGAAAAACTATTGTGGCCAGTCTTGCAGCTTACAATGCTGCTTTAAACAGTCAGCAAACAGCTTTAATGGTTCCAACGGAGATTTTGGCCTTTCAGCATTTTAAAACCTTGACCGAAACAATTTTCAAAGATTGTAATTTTGCAATCGCTCTCTTCACTCGTAGTTATCAGCTCATAAAATTACCAGGGGAAGAAACAGCCAAAATTCCCAAAAAAGAAATGCTTGCTAGTATTGCTTCTGGTGAAGCAATGGTTATTATCGGCACCCATAGTTTAATACAAGAAGCTGTTAGCTTTAATAATTTAGCGTTGGCGATTATTGATGAGCAGCATCGTTTTGGTGTTGAACAACGTGGACTCTTAACGGCAAAAGTTGCGAAAGGCGAGATGCCTCATCTACTGTCCATGACCGCAACTCCCATTCCACGAAGTTTGGCTTTGGCAATGTATGGTGATTTGGATATTTCTATCATCAAGCAGATGCCGGTGGGACGAAAAAAGATTATTACCAAACTCTCCGGAGAAACTGATCGTGAGAGCACCTATGCTTTTATTGCCAATGAACTTTCCAGTGGTCGTCAGGCCTTTATCGTTTGTCCTTTAATTGAACCCTCAGACAAACTTGGTGTGCGTTCAGTAAATTCTGAATTTAAGCGACTGGATCAGGGAGTTTTTAAAGATTTTACAGTTGGACTATTACATGGTCGATTAAAAGCAGAACAACGAGAACACGTGATGCAAGAGTTTTCTTCTGGGAAAATTCAATTATTAATCGCTACTTCAGTGATTGAAATTGGTGTTGATATTCCAAATGCTACTGTGATGATGATTGAAGATGCTGATCGATTTGGATTGGCACAATTACATCAGTACCGAGGTCGTGTTGGTCGCAGTGTTTATCAATCATATTGTTTTCTTATGACCGAAACTACTGATCCAAAGTCTCAAGAGCGATTATCAGCCCTTTTACATTTTGATAGTGGTTTTGATTTAGCTCGAGCTGACTTGAAGTTTCGTGGACCAGGGGAAGTCTATGGTCTTGAACAAAAAGGTTTTCCAGAATTAAAGATGGCAAATTTTTATGATCTTGAATTAATTAAGAAAGCTCGGGAAGCTGCTTTGGATTTAATTGAAGCAGATGCAACGCTTAAAAATTATCCAGCGGTTCGTAAGCAGCTAGGGGATTGGGAAGAGAGAGCGCATTTGGAATAG
- a CDS encoding methyltransferase domain-containing protein: MIAASLFLEKFLQNYRFKMVKPYLVGDVMDFGGNKGELKKYVSGTYLLVNYDHSIMDKTSCDTIIALAVVEHIEMDEVFKIFNTFKTILRPGGRIFLTTPTPLAKPILELLARVGFLEKDNIAEHKHYWTKAEITKLAVLNKFSVKRYSKFQLGCNQLAVFEHSRDPVTNFI, from the coding sequence ATGATCGCTGCCTCTCTTTTTTTAGAAAAATTTCTTCAGAATTATCGTTTTAAAATGGTAAAACCATATTTGGTTGGTGATGTCATGGATTTTGGTGGTAATAAGGGTGAGCTAAAAAAATATGTGAGTGGAACATATCTGCTTGTAAACTATGATCATTCAATAATGGACAAAACTAGTTGCGATACGATTATCGCTTTAGCCGTGGTTGAACATATTGAAATGGATGAAGTATTTAAAATTTTTAATACATTTAAAACCATTCTCAGGCCAGGTGGTAGAATATTCTTAACTACCCCAACACCTTTGGCCAAACCCATTCTGGAATTATTAGCTCGAGTTGGTTTTCTGGAAAAAGATAATATTGCTGAACATAAACATTATTGGACCAAAGCCGAGATTACTAAATTGGCAGTTCTGAATAAATTTAGTGTAAAGCGCTATAGTAAATTCCAGCTTGGCTGTAATCAATTAGCTGTTTTTGAACATAGCAGAGACCCGGTGACAAATTTTATATAG